From a single Heterodontus francisci isolate sHetFra1 unplaced genomic scaffold, sHetFra1.hap1 HAP1_SCAFFOLD_86, whole genome shotgun sequence genomic region:
- the LOC137362011 gene encoding histone H3-like — protein sequence MARTKQTARKSTGGKAPRKQLATKAAQKSAPATAGVKKPHHYRPGTVALREIHRYQKSTELLIRKLPFQRLVREIAQDFKTDLRFQSSAVMALQEASEASLVGLFEDTNLCAIHAKRVTIMPKDIQLARRIRGERA from the coding sequence ATGGCCCGGACAAAGCAGACAGCGCGTAAATCGACCGGAGGCAAAGCTCCTCGCaaacagctggctaccaaagcggcccagaagagcgctccagccacggctGGAGTAAAGAAGCCTCATCactacagacccggcactgtggctctgagggagatccaccgctaccagaaatccactgagctcctcatccgcaaactgcccttccagcgcctggtcagaGAGATCgctcaggacttcaagacagacctgcgcttccagagctcggccgtcatggccctgcaggaggccagcgaggcttccctggtggggctctttgaggacaccaacctgtgcgccatccacgccaagcgagtcaccatcatgcccaaagacatccagctggcccgccgcatccgcggggaacgcgccTAA